The following coding sequences are from one Danio rerio strain Tuebingen ecotype United States chromosome 21, GRCz12tu, whole genome shotgun sequence window:
- the LOC101882530 gene encoding uncharacterized protein isoform X1 has protein sequence MLSCNFCGKSVKSLRAYVIHCKLHRNEPRLFKCFAAECKQTFCTYASLKAHFYRKHNVNAPVNVAVGTDVMPIKCAMALCDRQCEDAKSLIAHLKDHIVEGRVVSCPVRGCTDAFKVKSSFTSHMSRKHKHFTESTISDLYRDSSAYQSSSQSVTTELTSHDCGHEFECDVDTSDDFNDLFLKNICLFYLKLQGQLLVPDSTTQNIVEEIQNIHELGQTYTLSKLASQLKNETSLTEDEITKICQSVKESDLFSACHTGPMRTAHTRAQCFKKNFNYVEPKTVLLGRDENRKDRFAYYVPVKETLKCLLQSDMWQDCMSEEHPTDTPTDVLTDVTDGQMFKSNEFFVQNPSGLKLVLYQDAFEVVNPLGSAKTRHKILAVYLSVANLPLHVRSDTNHMSLVLLCREKDFKEFGHAKVFSNLLADLKYLEENGIPVSDETVVKGTVYCIAGDNLGSHCIGGFSENFSRAEHFCRYCLITRSEFQGDPNLCGPARTIQNYNSAIDRIQAEGAQDVEGVKFRMDDVEPSNISSAITNVLPDLPTSNLNIVLETLQSLGVGATEDLQYIKEADLLTVLRPVQARKLLAAWKQSTETTEFHSQSTLTSPVSSACSSVSLSSSPSPSPSPRHMIATADWVDSFQIPWEKLPEALMQSLERGKRPSSKLRREMIRIVVAEMMHASSSPGKQSSTEVAKKMVAKYPLSLQDVIEGDVVGTGYHSLVKQLQARIENVKRSSVPRILKRRRGSDEFDTDEITAEQRAAVQDTYGCIKWEMKFMPVSETLESQEEKKEKMKVIFEQATFNTEEVKHLMKCTYFSQRKSVNSGTDLQFLMQEWPFLFKEVGMAVHFHELTGVSLKETFLSNVEKKGKRVLDFMRSVCAEKSKHVLQAATKLKILRGQLEGCSEDVKDLVLLILSYFNEKEEDLFFYVEETCMAKEVQVEGLPVTPCIIVCGTSCYAAKHFMLSVDQKIVNEYISTFISAVCMMFATYYCLNIHYPVGLGSTLEFIQRCFFNINPEKGTKVETKKNKKQLTVNPRVLTLIADLSDHEWREAC, from the exons ATGTTGAGTTGCAATTTCTGTGGCAAGTCAGTCAAATCATTGAGGGCTTATGTAATACATTGCAAACTTCACCGAAATGAACCGCGTTTATTTAAGTGCTTTGCAGCCGAATGCAAACAGACTTTCTGTACATATGCATCGCTTAAGGCTCATTTTTACAGAAAACATAACGTAAATGCGCCTGTTAACGTTGCTGTCGGGACAGATGTTATGCCTATTAAATGTGCAATGGCGTTATGTGATCGACAGTGTGAAGATGCTAAATCTCTAATAGCACACTTGAAAGACCACATTGTAGAAGGACGTGTTGTGAGTTGTCCAGTAAGAGGATGCACAGATGCTTTTAAAGTTAAATCTTCCTTTACCTCCCACATGTCACGGAAACACAAACATTTCACAGAAAGCACAATTAGTGACTTGTACAGAGACTCGTCGGCTTATCAGTCATCTTCACAATCTGTAACAACCGAATTAACGTCACATGACTGTGGCCATGAATTTGAATGTGATGTAGATACATCCGACGATTTCAACGatctttttcttaaaaatatttgtttattttacttaaaactgCAAGGGCAGCTCTTAGTGCCTGATTCAACCACACAGAACATTGTTGAGGAGATTCAAAATATACACGAGTTGGGTCAGACATATACTTTAAGTAAACTTGCTTCACAGCTAAAGAATGAAACATCCTTAACAGAAGATGAGATCACCAAAATTTGTCAGTCTGTCAAGGAATCTGATCTGTTTTCTGCATGTCATACAGGGCCAATGAGGACTGCACACACAAGAGCTCAGTGtttcaaaaaaaatttcaattaTGTGGAGCCTAAGACTGTTTTGTTAGGAAGGGATGAGAACAGAAAAGATAGGTTTGCCTATTATGTGCCAGTCAAAGAGACTTTAAAATGCTTATTGCAGTCTGATATGTGGCAGGATTGTATGTCTGAGGAGCACCCCACTGACACACCCACAGATGTTTTAACTGATGTTACTGATGGCCAGATGTTCAAATCAAATGAATTTTTTGTTCAGAATCCATCAGGCCTAAAACTAGTACTGTATCAGGATGCATTTGAAGTTGTTAATCCTTTAGGCTCTGCAAAGACAAGACATAAaatattagctgtttatttatCTGTAGCTAATTTGCCACTTCATGTAAGGTCAGACACAAACCACATGTCACTTGTTTTATTGTgcagagaaaaagattttaaagAATTTGGGCATGCTAAGGTGTTCTCTAATTTACTAGCAGACTTAAAGTATTTGGAGGAGAATGGAATTCCTGTTTCAGATGAAACCGTAGTAAAAGGAACGGTCTATTGCATTGCCGGCGATAATTTAGGATCCCACTGCATTGGTGGGTTCTCTGAAAATTTCAGCCGTGCAGAACATTTCTGTAGATATTGTCTAATTACTCGATCTGAATTTCAGGGTGATCCAAATCTGTGTGGACCAGCCCGGACAATTCAAAACTATAACTCAGCAATTGACCGCATCCAAGCAGAAGGAGCACAAGACGTGGAAGGAGTAAAATTCAG AATGGATGACGTAGAGCCAAGCAACATAAGCAGTGCCATTACTAATGTGTTACCAGACCTACCAACCTCAAATCTAAATATTGTATTGGAGACATTACAATCTTTAGGTGTGGGAGCCACTGaagatttacagtatattaagGAAGCTGATCTGCTCACAGTACTGAGACCAGTTCAAGCTAGAAAACTGTTGGCTGCATGGAAACAATCCA CAGAGACAACTGAATTCCATAGTCAGTCAACATTGACCTCTCCAGTGTCCTCAGCGTGCTCCTCAGTCTCACTGTCTTCCTCACCCTCACCCTCACCATCACCCAGACACATGATTGCTACTGCAGATTGGGTCGACAGCTTCCAGATTCCATGGGAGAAGCTCCCAGAAGCCTTAATGCAGAGTTTGGAGAGAGGGAAAAGGCCAAGCTCAAAGTTACGCAGAGAAATGATCCGAATTGTAGTTGCTGAAATGATGCATGCCTCTTCTTCTCCTGGTAAACAATCCTCCACAGAGGTTGCGAAGAAAATGGTAGCAAAGTATCCACTGTCACTGCAAGATGTTATAGAAGGTGATGTGGTAGGAACAGGATATCACTCACTCGTCAAGCAGCTGCAAGCACGAATTGAAAATGTAAAGCGGTCTTCAGTACCAAGAATATTAAAGCGCAGACGGGGGTCAGATGAATTTGACACAGATGAAATCACAGCTGAACAGAGGGCAGCTGTTCAGGACACATATGGCTGCATAAAGTGGGAAATGAAGTTTATGCCAGTGAGTGAGACACTGGAAAGCCAAgaagagaaaaaagagaaaatgaaagtgaTATTTGAACAGGCAACCTTCAACACAGAGGAGGTAAAACATCTCATGAAGTGCACATACTTCTCCCAGCGTAAATCAGTGAACAGTGGAACCGATCTGCAATTCCTCATGCAAGAGTGGCCTTTCTTATTCAAGGAAGTTGGCATGGCAGTTCACTTTCATGAATTAACTGGTGTTTCCCTGAAAGAGACTTTCCTCagtaatgttgaaaaaaaaggaaaacgtgTTTTAGATTTCATGAGAAGTGTTTGTGCAGAAAAAAGCAAACATGTTTTGCAAGCGGCCACAAAGCTGAAAATTCTGAGAGGACAGCTGGAGGGCTGCTCAGAAGATGTAAAAGATCTGGTGCTCCTCATCCTCTCCTACTTTAATGAAAAAGAGGAGGACTTGTTCTTCTATGTGGAAGAAACTTGTATGGCAAAAGAAGTACAAGTGGAAGGCTTACCTGTGACTCCATGCATCATTGTATGCG GAACATCATGCTATGCTGCAAAGCATTTCATGCTGAGTGTTGACCAGAAAATTGTCAACGAATACATCTCCACCTTCATCTCGGCTGTTTGCATGATGTTTGCAACCTACTACTGCCTCAACATTCACTATCCTGTGGGTCTGGGCTCCACACTTGAGTTTATTCAGag GTGTTTCTTCAACATCAATCCTGAGAAGGGCACAAAAGTGGAAACTAAGAAAAACAAGAAACAGCTAACAGTGAATCCAAGAGTCCTCACACTCATTGCAGATCTCTCAGATCATGAGTGGAGAGAGGCATGTTAA
- the LOC101882530 gene encoding uncharacterized protein isoform X2 encodes MDDVEPSNISSAITNVLPDLPTSNLNIVLETLQSLGVGATEDLQYIKEADLLTVLRPVQARKLLAAWKQSTETTEFHSQSTLTSPVSSACSSVSLSSSPSPSPSPRHMIATADWVDSFQIPWEKLPEALMQSLERGKRPSSKLRREMIRIVVAEMMHASSSPGKQSSTEVAKKMVAKYPLSLQDVIEGDVVGTGYHSLVKQLQARIENVKRSSVPRILKRRRGSDEFDTDEITAEQRAAVQDTYGCIKWEMKFMPVSETLESQEEKKEKMKVIFEQATFNTEEVKHLMKCTYFSQRKSVNSGTDLQFLMQEWPFLFKEVGMAVHFHELTGVSLKETFLSNVEKKGKRVLDFMRSVCAEKSKHVLQAATKLKILRGQLEGCSEDVKDLVLLILSYFNEKEEDLFFYVEETCMAKEVQVEGLPVTPCIIVCGTSCYAAKHFMLSVDQKIVNEYISTFISAVCMMFATYYCLNIHYPVGLGSTLEFIQRCFFNINPEKGTKVETKKNKKQLTVNPRVLTLIADLSDHEWREAC; translated from the exons ATGGATGACGTAGAGCCAAGCAACATAAGCAGTGCCATTACTAATGTGTTACCAGACCTACCAACCTCAAATCTAAATATTGTATTGGAGACATTACAATCTTTAGGTGTGGGAGCCACTGaagatttacagtatattaagGAAGCTGATCTGCTCACAGTACTGAGACCAGTTCAAGCTAGAAAACTGTTGGCTGCATGGAAACAATCCA CAGAGACAACTGAATTCCATAGTCAGTCAACATTGACCTCTCCAGTGTCCTCAGCGTGCTCCTCAGTCTCACTGTCTTCCTCACCCTCACCCTCACCATCACCCAGACACATGATTGCTACTGCAGATTGGGTCGACAGCTTCCAGATTCCATGGGAGAAGCTCCCAGAAGCCTTAATGCAGAGTTTGGAGAGAGGGAAAAGGCCAAGCTCAAAGTTACGCAGAGAAATGATCCGAATTGTAGTTGCTGAAATGATGCATGCCTCTTCTTCTCCTGGTAAACAATCCTCCACAGAGGTTGCGAAGAAAATGGTAGCAAAGTATCCACTGTCACTGCAAGATGTTATAGAAGGTGATGTGGTAGGAACAGGATATCACTCACTCGTCAAGCAGCTGCAAGCACGAATTGAAAATGTAAAGCGGTCTTCAGTACCAAGAATATTAAAGCGCAGACGGGGGTCAGATGAATTTGACACAGATGAAATCACAGCTGAACAGAGGGCAGCTGTTCAGGACACATATGGCTGCATAAAGTGGGAAATGAAGTTTATGCCAGTGAGTGAGACACTGGAAAGCCAAgaagagaaaaaagagaaaatgaaagtgaTATTTGAACAGGCAACCTTCAACACAGAGGAGGTAAAACATCTCATGAAGTGCACATACTTCTCCCAGCGTAAATCAGTGAACAGTGGAACCGATCTGCAATTCCTCATGCAAGAGTGGCCTTTCTTATTCAAGGAAGTTGGCATGGCAGTTCACTTTCATGAATTAACTGGTGTTTCCCTGAAAGAGACTTTCCTCagtaatgttgaaaaaaaaggaaaacgtgTTTTAGATTTCATGAGAAGTGTTTGTGCAGAAAAAAGCAAACATGTTTTGCAAGCGGCCACAAAGCTGAAAATTCTGAGAGGACAGCTGGAGGGCTGCTCAGAAGATGTAAAAGATCTGGTGCTCCTCATCCTCTCCTACTTTAATGAAAAAGAGGAGGACTTGTTCTTCTATGTGGAAGAAACTTGTATGGCAAAAGAAGTACAAGTGGAAGGCTTACCTGTGACTCCATGCATCATTGTATGCG GAACATCATGCTATGCTGCAAAGCATTTCATGCTGAGTGTTGACCAGAAAATTGTCAACGAATACATCTCCACCTTCATCTCGGCTGTTTGCATGATGTTTGCAACCTACTACTGCCTCAACATTCACTATCCTGTGGGTCTGGGCTCCACACTTGAGTTTATTCAGag GTGTTTCTTCAACATCAATCCTGAGAAGGGCACAAAAGTGGAAACTAAGAAAAACAAGAAACAGCTAACAGTGAATCCAAGAGTCCTCACACTCATTGCAGATCTCTCAGATCATGAGTGGAGAGAGGCATGTTAA